The Nothobranchius furzeri strain GRZ-AD chromosome 17, NfurGRZ-RIMD1, whole genome shotgun sequence nucleotide sequence gtcactaggcgttaggaacagcgacaaagtggcactgcctctctctctgctgctaaagctacggatagcaaatgctacgggcgatgcctgagcgtgaacgcgcatgaagcagcctgctcgacccgagcatctctctttttctgtgattttacagaaaaacaggcaatcacagtaaaaatgccagggctcattctacaggaccagggcattgcaggagaatgtatgaagaagacatttattatttctatacatgttttggctgtcaaacctcCATATAGCCCCtttaaagttgtttattttagctttgtgtggttaTTTCTGACCGTCCAGCTTGTTGTTGTGGATCAGGGTTTTTCACGTCTTTAGCCTCTCATTCTTCTGCTTTCAGACCGAGCAGGAGAACCTGCTGGAGCACCGAGAGCAGCAGTGCCTCCTGGAGGCGGAGCGGCTTCGCTGTGAGCGGGAGGTGCTGGAGGCCCAGCTGCTGGAGTATCAGCAGAACCTGGACCGGCTGAAGGAGGGTCAGAAGGGTGTggagagggagaaggagaagaTCCAAGTCCAACAGAGGCTGCTCCAGGGCTGGAGGCACAGCCGCCAGAGCAGCCTGCCCGTCTCAATACCACTGGATGGATACAAGGTCACTATAAACAAAACGGAAACGGTTGTTCATCATCCTTCGTTTATTTATTCATGCTTCCAATCAAGctagcccaaagtgctgaacgcTAAAAGCATGAAGCACAAAAAGGTCAAAGTAGAGATTAAGTTAAAgtttaagtcccattagttgtcacacacactgatgtgtgtgcgaaatttgttctccgcatttgacccatcccctgggggagcgctgagctgcagacacggccgcgctcgggaaccgtttggtggtttaaccccccaatccaaccccttaatgctgagtgtcaagcagggaggcattaggtcccattttttcaaagtctttggtatgacccgaccaggaatcgaaccctgatctcccggtctcagggcggacactctaccactaggccactgagctggttgtaAAAGACTAAAACGAGTAAAACCAGAATAAAACCTAATCTACGGGTTTCCAGCTCGTAGTCCACGGTCTCAGATTTGAAGGGTCCGATCTTCATCCCGACCGTTTCACACACggatgcgaaccgctccagccagCTGCTGGACTGAACAAAGGCAAAACAGACTCCGGGTTTTCCTAGAGAACATCGACTTGATGAATGTCGCGGCTGAAAGCGACACGAGCAGGCTGCAGCATGAATGTGTGCGTCCATCTTCAGAGTGAGCATCCCCTCTGCTTTGGTTCCAGGTGTCCAATCACAGCCGCTCAGGAAGCCTGGATGGAAACTGTTCAGTGTACAAGAAGGAAGCCGCCCTGTTTTCCTCCTCGCAGCAGAACCACCTCCACCAGCCCGCAGactaccagaaccagaaccagcatgTTCTCAGCACGCAGGGTAAGACCCCGCTGCACGGCTCCAGCCACGCCGCCAACCCCACCCTCAGCGCCAGCCTCTTCAACAGCCTCAACACTCTGCTGAGCCAGTCGCCTCTGTACGGTACCAACCACAGCTGTCCCCGCGCCCCGGCAGAACCCGTCCTCCCGTTCAGCGGCGGCGGCGGCGTCTCGGCCCAGACGCAGAGGAGCAACAGCAGTAAGACCAACAGAGACCAGACGCTTCCTTTTTCTTTAAAACATGATCTGAGTTTTGTTTTTATCCTTCTAGAAGACCTCAACCTGCTGCAGGACGCCCAATCTTCCAGCTtctggaggtcagaggtcacaagtCACAGACTTACCAAGGAACACAACTCTCCGTCTCTGATGCCCCTCCTGCCGCCTCAGGCTTACCTCTCCCTCGAAGGACAAACCAGAGAAGAGGTTGGAGAGGAGAACATTGTTTACCTCTGAGACTCGATAACTGGACACCGAGTCCCTCCGTCGCGTCGTGCGCGTTTGTTTTCATCGACAGGATAACGTTACGTTTGGATAAAAGCCCCGTCTGGACCGCGTCGCACACAGGCGGTCTATCCATGTGCCTTAACAGCCCCATCACACTAGCGTGCCTTTCTTATTTCAGTTCGTCCTGCTACTAAAATCCTTGTTGCACTTGCTTGAAGGGAAAAAGGTACATTTGTGTTAAAAACACTTCAGCCTTATAAAGAAATTAGGACAAAATACCGTTGGAGCACTTAAAACCTCTGAGAAGAGAATCGAGCGTCGCCCCGGATGACGTATTCAGGTTATTTTTTGCTGTATTTAAATAGACGGAAAGCTTTTGAAACACAGAAATATACTGATATTAGTGTTTATATATATTTaatatatgtttatttttatgaaaaGGCTAATTATGCACACAATGATGTAAAATTTAATCTACCTGCCGTTATTAATCTCTAAAATGCCAAAAATCCCTCTGATGCTGTTACTGATGTGAGACGATGGTTTCTGTTTGATGCACTGCCAGCTGGAATATTTCGTTAGTCTTGACTTGTGATCACGTGACTTTAATgtgctgtattgttatttttaatattattattgtgtATATAAATATACTGTTGCTGAGCAGTTTTTGTCTCGTTTCGAATCTATGAATCCATCTGAGTTCCTGTTGCGTTACAACCTCCCCTCCCTTCACTTCCTGCACACAAACTTCTGTTCATCATCGACTCGGGAGGCTTCTCGTCAGTTTTTGCTGTTAGTGACCGGAGATCGACTTTAGTGCTTCAGCTGAGATGAGGACCGGCCGATTCAGGACTCGCCTGCTTTGGTTGTGTCTCGTATTCTCTAGAGGTCAGAGTGAGTGCCGTAGTCCTGATGGTAAGTTGGATTTTAAAGTCATTTAAAACTTCTTCCTGTGCTTTTGcgtcactttttaaaaatgtGCGCCAGGATCTCTGCCGCTGACACCAAGCATCAGTCATTTGGAGGCTTTTAGTGACGAGCAGAGCCTCGTGGTGAGCTGGCTGGGGAGCCGCGGAGCCTCGGAGAGCGACGGTACTGAGCTCCAGATCAGCCGCGCCGACAGGGACAACATTGTTTACAGTGTGAGTGTCACAAGAAGGGCTTTGCTGTCAAAAATGTGATCACCCCTCAAGCTTCACACAAAATTTGTAAGAATTTGAGTTTAATTTCATTGAAATATGTAAATGAACTCCCTCAGTTAGCGGTGGCGTTTTAGCGGATGTAAAAGCAGCTTACTGacaaaatttatgtttatttatttagcagacgcttttatccaaagtgacttacagtttataacctatagggcgtgttgtgatctgtggggggagccggtggaaacccacgcatgcatggggagaacacgcaactccacgcagaaaggccaagccgagtttcgaacctgcaacctttgcgctgcgaggcaacagtgctaaccactgcgccaccgtgcagcccAGCATTTAAAACCTCATCCGTTTCTTTCTCTGAAATAAACATTTTGAACAAACATCTAGAGAACCCGCAGCAGCAGCTAAATATTTCACATGCAGGTGAAACTCAaagggtgcaaaagtccatttgtgTCAGTAATCCaggttagactgagagaccatctaaaggctcagggacCTTTTGCAGGTGCTTAGGATTAATTGGCTGACCAGAGTGTGACacgttgagtctagaatattgaacctttacgTAATATTTTGActttggggttttcatcagctgtaaaccGTAATCATCACAGTGAAAACCaacaaaggcttgaaatatctggctttgactGGAATGAGTCATGTCTTAGTTTCATGTTTTAAGCTGAATTACTCATAAATGAACTTTCGCACCATATTCTACATTTTTGAGTGTCACTGTGCGGCTCGTCAGGCAAAGAAaagtctgattttttttcttgtgaaatttccTGCAGACTTTTGAAAACAATGAGACATAACTTTGGCTAAAATAGCAGCAAACTTGCACATCTTATCTTAATCTACTGTCCTAGTAAACATTacgggtaacactttacaataatggtccctttattaatgttacttagtgcattaataaactattacagtAAGAACATTCTCCCTCTGCTGATAATAACGTTTTGctgtccttgacgttggatgtgctactactagtttacccgtttaattatagatccactaggataaatacaataaagtttatctctcacaaaatagaatatttactaagaaatcacaatgtaaccatagacacactacttggtgtgtgtgtgtgtgtgtgtgtgtgtgtgtgtgcgtgcgtgcgtgtgtgcgtgcgtgtgtgtgtgtgtgtgcctgctctgtcttctccatccccagtgagtcgtggaggatggctgcttatactgagccaggattctttgGAGGTTTctacctgttaaaagggagttttcctctccacagtcgctacatgcttgcttagtatgaggattgctgtaaagtcactgacactagtcagtgactcgatgcaatttgctgggttccttatataggaaacattatttctgattggcttaatgaactgacctgaattggaatgtttattatgtgaagtgccttgagacgactcttgtcgtgatttggcgctttataaataaaattgaattgaattgaattgaacgtcAATGTTAAGAATAAGATATCGCCCCAACCCTTTGTTCTAACCTCAAGATTAGAATGTTAGtccttttgtttattaatgcttaataatgcactaacattGATAAATGGAACAttccaaataataataatgatgacttAATTCCCCGTTCTAAAAGCAGATTTTAAAACACACTAAATTTAACCTGAACATTTCATAACTTATGCAGTTCTTTAATTATTTTTGGAGTAAATGTTTAATTTAGACCGTTTTTTGGTTAATCCAGGGGAGTGTGAGTGTATCGGCAGGAGCCTCGGGTGAATACAAGTGGACGTGGTTTTCTGATTTGCCTCTGGAGTGCACCGATCACTCAGTCAGGATACGAACTTTGTGTAATCAAACCAGCTCGAGTTCTTGGAGCAGCTGGAAAACCAACTATGGTGAGgccttatttattcatttatttaatttaattttatcccTAACTGGTTTAAGACACAAAGGAAACATGCATATTTTGTATGTGCGCTGTCACCGGTTGCAGCATCTCCTACATAAGCAGGGTTTAGCTCTCCATCACGTATTCTTACACAAATGTCTCTCAACGATCCGTTGCTTTAACAACAAACACTTGGTGCAATAACTAAAACCAAAGTCTTAGCTTTTACGTCACCGCCAGCTCTCAGGATTTGTCTCATTGCACTTCCTCTCATGAACATCCGTCATGCATGCTGCTTCTTAACTTTTAGGGGTCGAGGCAAAAACTGCGACGCAGGTATTTCCTAATCGAGAGTTTCTAAAGGAAGGCGACACCGTCATGTTCTGCTGTGTCCCAAAAGAGGGAGTCAATATCACAAGGATCACCTTCGGTGTCCACCAGTACCCTCTTCTGAGCGTTGGAGCCCGAGTCAAAGCTGTTTCTGTAAAACATCTGACCATCCCAACGACTCTTGTCAAGGCATGGAGTCTCACTTGCAGCGACTCAACGGGCGAGAAAGTTCATTCCATGAAGTTTATCAGCTGTGAGTTAAAATATGACACATTTCCTGTCTTTTAATTCTGTTCAGAAAGTGTTTCATGTGAGTAACCGTCTCCAACCCACAGTTCCTCCTCAGAAGCCCAGGAACATCACTTGTGCAACATCAGACATGAAAACTGTGAACTGCAGCTGGGATTCGGGCAGGAAACGAGCCCCGTCTGACCGCAACACGCAAACATATGTACTCCACATCGAGTAAGCAtgtacagcacacacacacacacacacactacctatAATCCTGGAGACATGGATGCTTTTACCTGGTCCACTTTGTTTGGTTTTCACAGTGAATGGTTCAGCGGGGCGATACATTCCCAGGATTAGAGGTTGCAGACATTACAGAGAGGTGTGTTTGATGCTTACTAAGTATgacttttatatttttaaaaaccCAGAAACTCACATCAAGCTCCCATCAAATGCAAGTCGTCGCTTTGCTCTTTCCCAGCTGTGCCACGGCTGCAGGAATACCGCATCCGCGTGGTGGTAAAGGACCAGCTGGGAGAGGAGATGGAGATCTACAACTTCAACATCTCTGACAGAGGTCGTTAAACGTTTGAACAGACTAACAGAGTATGGCTGCACAACttctttatgagcttttatcTAATGCATCTCTAGTGCTTCCTGTGTTGGCCTGGGACAGAGTAAACCCTGGAGTGACGGACGTCAGCTTGTCCTGGAGTGTTCAAGGGAACTTGACTCAAACCGGCCTCCTCTGTCAGGCTGAAATCCTTTCAGACAGCACCAGAGAGGTAATTCTGCTGAGCCAAAAACCAAACACCTAAACTATCTTATTCTCTTTAACCTCAAGTATTTTTGCACCAGCTGATCTGCAAAAGTGTGAGCGGCCTCTGCAGGACCAAACTAGAGCATTTACATCCCAGCACGCGTTACTCTGCAAGGGCCCGCTGCTCTGTTAGTGGCAGACTCTGGGGAGGATGGACACAGCCCGTAGTTTTCTCAACAGGTAAATCAGGATGTGGTCAAATCCAAAGTCAGTGAAGTTTGATGTCAAAACCTACAAATAAACCCGGGAATGAACTAAACTACTGATGGTGTTGCTCCTCAGACTCTTTGGTGACCTTGGACCTATGGAGAAGAATACAACATCTGTCCAACTCCAACGGCCGTCAGGTTTCCCTGTCATGGAGCccggtaagtttagccttttttccAACACAAATAATCAGAATTGCGGAAGCTTAGGTCTGCCACCAGCAAAATAAAATCACAGCAACATCATGCTTTATCGAGATCATTTTATTGTTCAACAAGTGTTCTTCTTTTCCTGTTTGTGCAGTATGCTATCATGTTTTTACAGCATAATTATATTTGTAAATAAGTACATCGTttgaacaataaaataataatgtcATAATGTGATAACttcttagcctagaaatctagacaaatctTAGCAGTAGCtaaagatttagctctgcaggtccaTCTAGCCGTGCTCTGTTGAGCCTCAgctggtctaccattggcccaaacAATTTCTGGCCCAGCCAATCACAGcagacagtggaacttgatttgtttacctcagctgtctgtggaggactctgaagacgtgtggacatTCGTGGtgctggtgtcaggtttcctgctcattggccttggaggcttcctggcttaccggaaaattaacgagctgtcgaggaatattggcctgatcccggagctcagagatggattgcaccgcgctgtgaactcacagactcacataattgtctagatgaatcgtaagcttgggactttggcggagattcattctttggcacaaaagatggatgccatcaaggagagagaggacgaatcagcacggattgggatagtttaatgtccattattgggattctgagaggttgaggaccaacaaactgtaagacagagaggaaattatctctgtctggccccaaaacaatttctaatcggaatctggcgtccttgagcctgcaaggctccaacgaaaactcccccctcagaagatatgcggaacgtgccgtcgctatggcaactcaactctgtctcctttcccagcctgggcgggactgcgggaaggctgctgaaacgttccagggtcagtgcaaccctccaaccctcaattcccctccccctatccacactgaggtgacatgtgctgcttatcatggctgcaggagctgaagtgtggatagtcccaacccaccaccccacctagtggacacatgttgtgttgtctgaaatctgttgcatatctgtctgaggtgtttgtttgcagagcaaagctgccctcccggtggagggtaactctgaagtgccttttttccctccacctgaaccaatcctcatgtaaccctctgatctctattaaggtagcgcgactcagggttgcgaatgaccacagtcaccaattcttgtcatgtgtcttgcccatctcTGAATCTCtggattgtgtgtactgaaactctaatttccctctggcattaataaagtattgattgattgatagaacaATAAAATTGCTCTTATTCTATTTTGCATGGATGGCAGCCCCACACTTCCGTACAGGATCCAAAATTTTTGCTTTCAGGAGAATTTTTCCTTCAACCCTCAGTAATTCGGTTTATTGTCAGCATATTTTTGGTAAAGCATCTGAAGTTACCATCCAAAGCTACAACCTCACCTGGTCTCAGGACGGCCAGGTCTCAACAGAACTGAAGGATGGTGGACAGAACCAGGCGGAGGTCTTTGTTGGTTCTGGTAGGTGTGACATCTCTGTTCAAGCCGAACCTTCGACCGGCTTCTCCCTCCCTGCCACCATCACCATCCCACCAAACGGCGACACAGGTGAATCTGATGCATTTTTATATCTGCAGAGCACGTTTAATGACAGCTAGTGACAACTTCTAGTAGCTAAAATGTGAAGGAAAAGCTAGGTCACAATCTAGTGATGTCTCTGTGCCATTCCTGCTATGGATTTAAAATTTATTTCTATAATTTTTTAGGTTTCTGTTCATTAACACTCACATGAATTACATTTGGGTCAAAGTTTGACCCAGAAATTTTACTGAATGTCCGATATTCCTGACTGTCAAGGCATTGTGCCATTAAAAAGGCGAGTGGGCGGCAACGCGGCCGGTGAATTTTATTTGTCGTGGAACGAGCAGAGCTCCGTCACCTGTGGTTATACTGTAGAGTGGTGCATTCTGGGAAACACGGCACCCTGTACTGTTCAGTGGAAGAAGGCACCAGAGGGAAACAGCACTTTATTCCTGCCTGCTAGTGAGCTTTACTTTTATTTTACACTTTAGATTATCTTCATTTTTTtcctcagacatttattattctatttattatttctttatttttaggtCATTTCACAGCTGGCTGCAGGTATACATTTAATGTCTATGGATGCTCAGAAAATGGACACACGCTACTGGAAATACAAACTGGATACTCACAGGAGCTCAGTGAGTCTTATTTGAGGGtttatttattacattttaattgtttattttatatatatattgttaAATTATTCAATCTTATGTATTTAAAATTACATTATTTTATATATTGACATTATATATTGtattttttatgatatttatcagatttatgttattgttttttcttttatttcttatATTTAATTATGATCTgtaaacatttgtgtttttagtttatgatttgtttatctcagattGAATTTCTATAGCAAGTATGGAAAAAAGTTTAGGGTACAAAACTGTACAAAGATTTCTGTTACTGATTACTAAACGATCATCTGTatgacttttattattattataattcatTGACATTTGAATGTAAAAATCTGAAAGTTTAAATTTTTAATTAATCACTCTTCCTTGTGTCATTTTGTCATTTTCAAAACATTTGTAAGAAATCTTAGTAGTCCTGGTAGTTTTCCCCCCAAACAAGAGTGACTGAAACATGGACTCCATTTGAAGCAGCGTTGTTTTATGCCCCGTTTCAAGTTTGTTTTTTCTGGAAATAGTTTTTTCTTGTAACGTTAAAGGTCCAAACATCTGGACCGCGTTGAACATGTATGACTATTATCTATTCAGGTGAAATCTGTAAATAAAACCACGTTAACCAGACGTTAATCTGACTTTTTGGTGTAATTCTAGCTGATCTAATCTCCATCTCCACAGGTCATGTACAATCCCCCAGTCTGATCAAGCCTGTTTACATTACATCTTCATCTGTGACTCTGGAGTGGCGTTATGATGAAGATGATCCAGTTCAGCCAGCGTTCATCACCGGTTACCTGGTTACGCTGCAGGAAACGGGGTCTGATGCTCAGACTGGTCAGGCTGCAAGTGAGTGCAAAGTTGCTGATTGATGACCGCccagaccccgcgaggaaagttgaccattgagcagggttgatggtttatcccttgaggtccatgtggcaggagtgaggagtgagcaccacctcacccctgccacgtggacctcaagggataaaccatcaatcctgctcaatggtcaactttcctcgcggggtcacacccattaggacagggagggttaaataaaatttaTATTTTGCACCCAGATTTGTTCAACGTGTCAGTGGGAGACCCCCGTCAGAGGTCTGTGACCATCGagggtctgcagcagcagcaggaataCACCTGCTCTGTGAGCGCTCTGACTAAAGAGGGGCCTGGACACCCTGCAAGCATTacagtcagaaccagaaccaactgTAAGCTTTGTAACAtgcctctaacacacacacacacacacacacacacatgcatgttttgACCACCTGGTTGCACACACAGCTCTTCTTGTTTCCTTCGGTAGACTTGTCTCACTCGGTGAAGATTCTGACTCCCATCTTACTCCTGCTCGGCTGCGCCATTCTCCTGTGGCCACAGCGGAAAATGTgagtggtgtgtttttcatgctGTCACTAGAATTTGGATTATTTTTATTAAACAAGACTATCTGGAGTCTGTGTGTTCCCTACAGGCTAAAGAACATACTGAAGGAGGTCTATACTTATCCAGTGGGAATGAACATTAAAACTCCTGAGTTTGACAGCTTCCTGCGTGAGGTAAGGATAAATTCATTCACTTTCAGGTTACAGTATGAGTACTTACAGGATGAGCACAAGGTTATTACCCTGTCTGTAGGCGGATGAGTACCTAGGAACACGTCAGGCTGAAATGGTTTCATCCTGTCTCACATCATGTAATCTGAACAAATCAGAGCTCAATGGATGATGACCAGCAAAGAAGGATGCTACCATGAAAGTGGACCTAGAATTGAAAACCACATTACCGTATTGTTGTTGAGTATGggcagcttggggtgtctaaTGTAGCATAAGTCTGTGCTGTCTCTAAACTGCTTTCCCACTAATGACTAATGTTTGAAATGGGCACAGAGAAACGGATCatttgagaaaagctggtttaacacatcGTAAGCTTAGGCACCCTCTTAAATTAGCACGTTCCTACAGTATATACATGTCGATGGTTCCTACCCACTTCAGCATTGGCAGTACATACGTTGGTCACGCCAATGCTAACCATGGAGGAACAATGATAGCCCAAGGTACTGCTATTGCTATCCTGAGCTACTGCACTCCCGAACCCAagatactgctaatgctagcctgagctactgctattaCTACCCTGAGCTAATGCtactgctagcccaagctactgctattgTTATTCTGAGCTACTTCACTCCCAAgacactgctaatgctagcccaagctactgctttaGCTATCTTGAGCTACTGTACTCCCTAACCCAagatactgctaatgctagcctgagctactgctactactaccctgagctaatgctaatgctagcccgagctactgcaatccctgagctgctgctaatgctaacctgaGCTACCGTTATCATTATCCCAACCCGGTCTTGATTTTGATTCTTGATCATAGATGCAGTACTTTGAGTTTATGTTGCAAAAAAAGCTAAAAATCTTTTAAAACCCCAACAGATTACAAACTTGTTCTTTAGAAAACCTTTTGCATTTTATTTTAGATTCGCAAATGTGACATTGGTCTGCATTTCCACAGATGGACCAGAAGCTGCAGGCTCAGAAGGTGGAGGAATGCATGAGCTGTGAAATTGAAATCTTGAATAACAAACCTGAGATGACCAAGCTGAAGGTTCCAGACCTCACAGACTTTCTGAGATGTCCTGATTCCCAGTCGTCTCCTCCATCGCGTTCCTGTCTGCCAGTAGAAACAGAATATCGTCCACAGGTGGCCATGATGGTCAGCGATTGTCCAACCCAGCAGCAAGCGAC carries:
- the osmr gene encoding leukemia inhibitory factor receptor; its protein translation is MRTGRFRTRLLWLCLVFSRGQSECRSPDGSLPLTPSISHLEAFSDEQSLVVSWLGSRGASESDGTELQISRADRDNIVYSGSVSVSAGASGEYKWTWFSDLPLECTDHSVRIRTLCNQTSSSSWSSWKTNYGVEAKTATQVFPNREFLKEGDTVMFCCVPKEGVNITRITFGVHQYPLLSVGARVKAVSVKHLTIPTTLVKAWSLTCSDSTGEKVHSMKFISFPPQKPRNITCATSDMKTVNCSWDSGRKRAPSDRNTQTYVLHIENSHQAPIKCKSSLCSFPAVPRLQEYRIRVVVKDQLGEEMEIYNFNISDRVLPVLAWDRVNPGVTDVSLSWSVQGNLTQTGLLCQAEILSDSTRELICKSVSGLCRTKLEHLHPSTRYSARARCSVSGRLWGGWTQPVVFSTDSLVTLDLWRRIQHLSNSNGRQVSLSWSPHIFGKASEVTIQSYNLTWSQDGQVSTELKDGGQNQAEVFVGSGRCDISVQAEPSTGFSLPATITIPPNGDTGIVPLKRRVGGNAAGEFYLSWNEQSSVTCGYTVEWCILGNTAPCTVQWKKAPEGNSTLFLPASHFTAGCRYTFNVYGCSENGHTLLEIQTGYSQELSHVQSPSLIKPVYITSSSVTLEWRYDEDDPVQPAFITGYLVTLQETGSDAQTGQAANLFNVSVGDPRQRSVTIEGLQQQQEYTCSVSALTKEGPGHPASITVRTRTNYLSHSVKILTPILLLLGCAILLWPQRKMLKNILKEVYTYPVGMNIKTPEFDSFLREMDQKLQAQKVEECMSCEIEILNNKPEMTKLKVPDLTDFLRCPDSQSSPPSRSCLPVETEYRPQVAMMVSDCPTQQQATDIRDRSCLSTMAEHHSEHHEVTLGQTSLEPSDLQQESCVIIYGYISKT